A part of Candidatus Methylomirabilota bacterium genomic DNA contains:
- the pilB gene encoding type IV-A pilus assembly ATPase PilB — MAEPKLGPPQPVSRRLGDLLVREGLIDNEQLARALQEQKGSNDKLGSILVKLSFVTEENLIAFLSRQYGIQSITLSQLDIDPDILKLVPEQIARKYEVLPVKLQGNTLTLAMGDPTNVFALDDVGFMTNLQVIPAVASQVAIRQAIDRAYDSKGGGIADIVSEMEGAAADVELVEGDEEAAASKVDVFELKESADEAPVVRLINMILVDAIRRGASDIHLEPYEKVFRVRFRVDGVLHEIMTPPKRLEAALTSRVKIMASLDIAERRLPQDGRIKLRFNQREIDFRVSTLPTIFGEKTVMRILDRDSLQLDLTMLGFDSWSLEQFTKAINNPYGMILITGPTGSGKTTTLYSAIHTINSPDINIMTAEDPVEYNLRGVNQVQINEEIGRTFASALRAFLRQDPDVILVGETRDLETAQIGIRAALTGHLVLTTLHTNDCPSTVARLLDMGIPPFLVSSSLTLILAQRLGRKVCKDCKQPYDADEETLVPYGHIPQGLGKISFYKGKGCATCNFTGMKGRVAIYEVMPVNQDIRDLIIRNAPAVEIGEAAQRQGMKTLRQNALQKVIEGGMTIEEVLRVTLG, encoded by the coding sequence ATGGCCGAACCCAAACTCGGACCGCCCCAGCCCGTCAGCCGGCGCCTCGGCGATCTCCTCGTCCGCGAGGGATTGATCGACAACGAGCAGCTGGCCCGCGCCCTGCAGGAGCAGAAAGGCTCCAACGACAAGCTCGGCAGCATACTCGTCAAGCTCAGCTTCGTCACCGAAGAGAACCTCATCGCCTTCCTGTCCCGCCAGTACGGCATCCAATCGATTACCCTCTCTCAGCTGGACATCGACCCCGACATCCTCAAGCTCGTCCCGGAGCAGATCGCCCGGAAGTATGAGGTCCTGCCCGTCAAGCTCCAGGGCAATACCCTGACCCTCGCCATGGGCGACCCCACCAACGTCTTCGCGCTGGACGATGTAGGCTTTATGACGAATCTCCAGGTGATTCCCGCCGTAGCCTCGCAGGTGGCCATCCGCCAGGCCATCGATCGAGCGTACGACAGCAAGGGCGGCGGCATCGCCGACATCGTGTCGGAGATGGAAGGCGCCGCCGCGGACGTCGAGCTGGTCGAGGGGGACGAGGAAGCAGCGGCGAGCAAGGTCGACGTCTTCGAGCTCAAGGAGTCGGCCGACGAGGCGCCCGTGGTGCGCCTCATCAACATGATCCTCGTGGACGCCATCCGGCGCGGCGCCTCCGACATCCACCTCGAGCCGTACGAGAAGGTGTTCCGGGTCCGTTTTCGCGTCGACGGCGTGCTGCACGAGATCATGACCCCCCCCAAGCGTCTGGAGGCCGCCCTGACCTCCCGCGTGAAGATCATGGCCAGTCTCGACATCGCGGAGCGCCGCCTGCCCCAGGACGGCCGTATCAAGCTCCGCTTCAACCAGCGCGAGATCGACTTCCGCGTCTCCACCCTCCCCACCATCTTCGGCGAGAAGACGGTCATGCGTATCCTCGACAGGGATTCGCTCCAGCTCGATCTCACCATGCTGGGCTTCGACTCCTGGAGCCTGGAGCAGTTCACTAAGGCCATCAACAACCCGTACGGCATGATCCTCATCACGGGGCCCACGGGCTCGGGCAAGACCACCACGCTGTATTCCGCGATCCACACCATCAACTCGCCGGACATCAACATCATGACGGCGGAGGACCCCGTCGAATACAACCTGCGCGGGGTCAACCAGGTGCAGATCAACGAGGAAATCGGCCGCACGTTCGCCAGCGCGCTCCGAGCCTTCCTCCGGCAGGACCCGGACGTCATCCTCGTGGGCGAGACGCGCGACCTCGAGACGGCGCAGATCGGCATCCGCGCCGCCCTCACGGGCCACCTCGTGCTCACCACCCTGCACACCAACGACTGCCCGTCGACGGTGGCCCGGCTGCTCGACATGGGCATCCCACCCTTCCTCGTCTCCTCCTCGCTGACCCTCATCCTGGCCCAGCGGCTCGGCCGCAAGGTCTGCAAGGATTGCAAGCAGCCCTACGACGCCGACGAGGAGACCCTGGTGCCCTACGGGCACATCCCGCAGGGGCTCGGCAAGATCAGCTTCTACAAGGGGAAGGGCTGCGCCACCTGCAATTTCACGGGGATGAAGGGGCGCGTGGCCATCTACGAGGTTATGCCCGTCAATCAGGACATTCGTGATCTCATTATCCGGAACGCTCCCGCCGTCGAGATCGGGGAGGCCGCGCAGCGGCAGGGCATGAAGACGCTCCGGCAAAACGCGCTGCAGAAGGTGATCGAGGGCGGCATGACGATCGAGGAAGTGCTGCGGGTGACGCTCGGTTAG
- a CDS encoding DUF1844 domain-containing protein has protein sequence MADEQPFRVTDRRRRDDDAPEAPTASAPPEAAPPSGPTPGPSTASAPLPDAPAGGSDLQSLFIMLASSALVNLGEAADPSTGQRILDLDQARDAVDLLVMLRSKTEGNRTPQESQLLDEILYDLQVRFVRAAKGAH, from the coding sequence ATGGCTGACGAGCAACCTTTCCGCGTTACGGACCGCCGGCGCCGCGACGATGACGCTCCTGAGGCTCCGACGGCCTCGGCACCACCCGAAGCGGCCCCACCGAGCGGGCCGACGCCCGGGCCCTCCACCGCATCGGCGCCCCTTCCAGACGCCCCAGCCGGTGGTTCCGACCTCCAGAGCCTCTTCATCATGCTTGCCTCGTCTGCGCTCGTGAATCTGGGCGAGGCGGCTGATCCGTCGACGGGGCAGCGGATCCTGGACCTGGACCAGGCACGGGATGCCGTCGATCTCCTGGTGATGCTGCGCAGCAAGACCGAGGGGAATCGCACCCCGCAGGAAAGTCAGCTCCTCGACGAGATCCTCTACGACCTCCAGGTGCGCTTCGTCCGCGCGGCCAAGGGTGCGCATTAG
- a CDS encoding Hsp20/alpha crystallin family protein, protein MAVMRWRNQGLEPWSSARDIGEVQAEVNRFFDGFFGRASESGLSERVWAPVADMYETKDELVIKLDLPGMNEKDIQVSITGDLLSVKGQRLETQEVKEESYYRTERWTGRFERIFQLPIPVQADKVRATYREGVLTVTLPKVEAVKPKDIKIDVQ, encoded by the coding sequence ATGGCTGTGATGCGTTGGCGCAACCAGGGGCTCGAGCCGTGGTCGTCCGCCAGGGACATCGGTGAGGTGCAGGCTGAGGTGAACCGGTTCTTCGACGGCTTTTTCGGTCGGGCCTCTGAGTCGGGACTATCGGAGCGCGTATGGGCCCCCGTGGCTGACATGTACGAGACCAAGGACGAGCTGGTGATCAAGCTGGACCTACCGGGCATGAACGAGAAGGACATCCAGGTGTCTATCACCGGCGATCTCCTGTCCGTCAAGGGCCAGCGTCTGGAGACGCAGGAGGTCAAGGAGGAGTCGTACTACAGGACCGAGCGGTGGACGGGAAGGTTCGAGAGGATTTTCCAGCTTCCCATCCCCGTGCAGGCCGACAAGGTCCGCGCCACCTACCGTGAGGGCGTCCTCACCGTGACGCTCCCCAAGGTCGAGGCCGTGAAGCCCAAGGATATCAAGATCGACGTGCAGTAA
- a CDS encoding type IV pilus twitching motility protein PilT, translating to MAATMHDLLTIMIERGASDLHITTGTPPQIRLHGKLTPLTQFERLTPQDTQRLAYSVLNEGQKQKFEEDNELDLSFGIQGLARFRCNVYRQRGAVAAAIRVIPIKIRSFDELGLPPVVEQLADRPKGLILVTGPTGSGKSTTLAAMVDKINNERTEHIMTIEDPIEFVHHHKKCLVNQREVFSDTHSFKNALKYILRQDPDVVLVGEMRDLETISAALTIAETGHLTLGTLHTNSCAQTINRVIDVFPTTQQSQVRAQLSLVLEGVLSQQLIPTTDGRGRVMSLEIMVTTPAVRNLIREEKIHQIYSSMQAGQKFGMQTMNQSLLELVQKRKITREEALNRSMLPDELSQLLGSVPGGMPAAATLTGSGSGSPFGKR from the coding sequence ATGGCCGCCACGATGCACGATCTTTTGACCATCATGATCGAACGAGGGGCATCCGATCTCCACATCACCACGGGCACCCCGCCGCAGATCCGGCTCCACGGCAAGCTGACCCCCCTGACCCAGTTCGAGCGCCTGACGCCGCAGGACACCCAGCGTCTGGCCTACAGCGTGCTGAACGAGGGGCAGAAGCAGAAGTTCGAGGAGGACAACGAGCTCGACCTCTCCTTCGGCATCCAGGGGCTGGCCCGGTTCCGCTGCAATGTCTACCGTCAGCGCGGCGCGGTGGCCGCGGCCATCCGCGTCATCCCCATCAAGATCCGTTCCTTCGACGAGCTTGGCCTGCCCCCGGTGGTGGAGCAGCTCGCCGACCGGCCCAAGGGCCTGATCCTGGTCACGGGGCCCACCGGCTCGGGCAAGTCGACCACCCTGGCCGCCATGGTCGACAAGATCAACAACGAGCGGACCGAGCACATCATGACCATCGAGGACCCCATCGAGTTCGTCCACCACCACAAGAAGTGCCTGGTCAACCAGCGCGAGGTCTTCTCGGACACGCATTCGTTCAAGAACGCCCTCAAATACATCCTCCGGCAGGATCCGGACGTGGTCCTCGTGGGTGAGATGCGCGACCTCGAGACCATCTCCGCCGCCCTGACCATCGCCGAGACCGGCCATCTGACCCTCGGCACCCTGCACACCAATTCCTGCGCGCAAACCATCAACCGGGTCATCGACGTGTTCCCCACGACCCAGCAGTCCCAGGTGCGAGCCCAGCTCTCCCTCGTGCTCGAAGGCGTCCTCTCGCAGCAGCTCATCCCCACCACGGACGGGCGCGGCCGCGTGATGTCGTTGGAGATCATGGTCACCACGCCGGCCGTCCGTAACCTGATCCGCGAGGAGAAGATCCACCAGATCTACTCGTCCATGCAGGCCGGCCAGAAATTCGGCATGCAGACCATGAACCAATCGCTCCTCGAGCTGGTGCAGAAGCGCAAGATCACGCGCGAGGAGGCGCTCAACCGCAGCATGCTGCCCGACGAGCTCTCCCAGCTCCTCGGCTCCGTCCCCGGCGGCATGCCCGCCGCCGCCACGCTCACGGGCAGCGGCAGCGGCTCGCCGTTCGGCAAGCGGTGA
- a CDS encoding type II secretion system F family protein yields MAVFTYQGRGTGGTTTGEIEAPDRTSAVGELRKRAILVTKIQERAGGKTPSKAGGKVKDKEMAIFTRQFSTMIDAGLPLVQCLNILAEQSDSKNLRAVTDRVARSVEQGSTLADSLRRHPRTFDDLFTNMVEVGESGGILDVVFQRLAAYIEKAAALKRKVKGAMIYPASIMGVAALVVIFMLTFVIPTFTKMFKDLGADLPLPTQVVVWLSEFVRTYILLIIAAIVGCVFALRAYYRTEKGQATIDALLLKVPVMGTLIRKVAVARFTRTLGTLVSSGVPILEGLRITARTAGNKVVEKAVLQCRAAVTAGKTLAEPLKASGVFPPMVIQMISVGEQTGALDAMLSKIADFYDDEVDTAVSAMTALLEPIMIVVLGVLIGGLVVAMYLPIFKLVTLVK; encoded by the coding sequence ATGGCCGTCTTCACCTATCAGGGACGCGGCACCGGCGGCACCACCACCGGCGAGATCGAGGCCCCGGACCGCACGTCGGCGGTGGGCGAGCTCCGCAAGCGCGCCATCCTCGTCACCAAGATCCAAGAGCGAGCGGGGGGCAAGACTCCGAGCAAGGCTGGCGGCAAGGTCAAGGACAAGGAGATGGCGATCTTCACGCGCCAGTTCTCCACCATGATCGATGCGGGCCTGCCCCTCGTGCAGTGCCTCAACATCCTGGCCGAGCAGAGCGATTCGAAGAACCTCCGGGCCGTCACCGACCGCGTGGCCCGCTCCGTCGAGCAGGGCTCGACCCTCGCCGATTCCCTCCGGAGGCACCCGCGGACCTTCGACGATCTGTTCACGAACATGGTCGAGGTCGGGGAATCGGGCGGTATCCTCGACGTCGTCTTCCAGCGCCTGGCCGCCTACATCGAGAAGGCGGCCGCCCTCAAGCGGAAGGTCAAAGGCGCCATGATTTATCCCGCCAGCATCATGGGCGTGGCGGCTCTCGTGGTGATCTTCATGCTCACCTTCGTCATCCCGACCTTCACCAAGATGTTCAAGGACCTGGGCGCCGACCTGCCCCTGCCCACCCAGGTCGTGGTGTGGCTCTCGGAATTCGTGCGCACGTACATCCTCCTCATCATCGCGGCCATCGTCGGGTGCGTCTTCGCCCTCCGAGCCTATTACCGGACAGAGAAGGGGCAGGCCACCATCGATGCGCTGTTGCTCAAGGTGCCCGTGATGGGCACGCTCATCCGCAAGGTCGCGGTGGCCCGCTTCACGCGAACCCTCGGCACCCTCGTCTCCTCGGGCGTGCCCATTCTCGAAGGCCTGCGTATCACCGCGCGCACCGCGGGCAACAAGGTCGTCGAGAAGGCCGTGCTCCAGTGCCGGGCCGCCGTCACCGCGGGCAAGACGCTGGCCGAGCCGCTCAAGGCCTCCGGCGTGTTCCCGCCCATGGTGATCCAGATGATCTCCGTGGGCGAGCAGACGGGCGCCCTCGACGCCATGCTCTCGAAGATCGCGGACTTCTACGACGACGAGGTGGACACGGCGGTGAGCGCCATGACCGCCCTGCTCGAGCCGATCATGATCGTCGTGCTGGGTGTCCTCATCGGCGGCCTCGTGGTGGCCATGTACCTGCCGATCTTCAAGCTCGTGACCCTGGTCAAGTAG
- a CDS encoding ATP-binding protein, with protein sequence MREPQALRSSLRGLGWARLIAAAMVLTAGALLRYADGFHFDFLPFATAALAAALISGVLLVGSAHVIDLRRFAWLQIGVDVALVTGIIAASGGPRSVFTFLYVLTVLEGCFLAARQGGLAAAGLAGFLYVTVVLGRHVLAWLGMAGPAEATALQILTVFLNAGVLMAIALLAGSLAERYYLAQRSLETQRRDFSDLQAFRDLIFQSVGSGLIAVNPEGRITAFNRAAESITGVAEREALGQPWEALFGREVDLAEVRKSVASPSAQSPRYEIRVRRHDGQEVPVGISFWSLRSGGGEAVGLIGVCQDLSSIKRMEQHVRQADRLATIGRLSANIAHEIRNPLASLSGAIEALVRELPQDPTRDRLVEIVLRESERLNRIIRDFLEYARPAPMAMHDVNLADLLEEVVLLIEHRALPVPLKVIREYGESLPARVDSQQLRQAIWNLCINAVQAMQDGGELRVGARFLPGEASRRLQLWVGDTGHGIADADLPHIFEPFFSTKAEGSGIGLALVYRVAQDHGGHVEVRSAPSAGATFTLTLPSTDGAV encoded by the coding sequence GTGCGAGAGCCTCAGGCGCTCCGGAGCTCCCTGCGAGGTCTGGGTTGGGCGCGCCTCATCGCGGCGGCCATGGTGCTGACGGCGGGGGCGCTGCTCCGGTACGCCGACGGGTTTCACTTCGACTTTCTGCCCTTCGCCACGGCCGCCCTCGCGGCCGCCCTGATCTCCGGCGTCCTGCTCGTGGGCAGCGCGCACGTGATCGATCTCCGCCGCTTCGCCTGGCTGCAGATCGGCGTCGACGTCGCCCTCGTCACGGGCATCATCGCGGCCAGCGGCGGCCCGCGCTCCGTGTTCACCTTCCTCTACGTGCTCACCGTGCTGGAGGGGTGCTTCCTGGCCGCGCGGCAGGGTGGGCTGGCCGCCGCGGGCCTCGCGGGCTTCCTCTACGTCACCGTGGTGCTGGGGCGGCACGTCCTGGCCTGGCTGGGCATGGCCGGGCCCGCCGAGGCGACCGCGCTCCAGATTCTCACCGTCTTTCTCAACGCGGGCGTGCTCATGGCCATCGCCCTCCTCGCCGGCTCCCTGGCCGAGCGGTACTACCTCGCCCAGCGCAGCCTCGAGACCCAGCGCCGGGACTTCTCCGACCTGCAGGCCTTCCGCGACCTCATCTTCCAGTCGGTCGGTTCGGGGCTGATCGCCGTCAACCCCGAGGGGCGCATCACGGCCTTCAACCGCGCCGCCGAGTCCATCACGGGGGTGGCCGAGCGGGAGGCGCTCGGCCAGCCCTGGGAGGCCCTCTTCGGTCGGGAGGTGGATCTCGCCGAGGTGCGGAAGAGCGTGGCGAGTCCATCGGCGCAGTCGCCTCGCTACGAGATCCGCGTGCGCCGTCATGACGGCCAGGAAGTCCCCGTGGGCATCTCGTTCTGGTCACTCCGGTCGGGCGGCGGGGAGGCCGTCGGTCTGATCGGCGTCTGCCAGGATCTCTCCTCGATCAAGCGCATGGAGCAGCACGTCCGTCAGGCGGACCGGCTGGCCACCATCGGAAGATTGTCGGCGAACATCGCCCACGAGATCCGCAATCCCCTGGCCTCGCTGTCGGGAGCCATCGAGGCCCTGGTCAGGGAGCTGCCCCAGGATCCGACGCGGGACCGGCTGGTCGAGATCGTGTTGCGCGAGTCGGAGCGCCTGAACCGGATCATCCGGGATTTTCTCGAGTACGCCCGGCCCGCGCCCATGGCCATGCATGACGTCAATCTCGCCGATCTCCTCGAGGAAGTCGTGCTCCTCATCGAACACCGTGCCCTCCCCGTCCCCCTCAAGGTCATTCGCGAATACGGCGAGAGCCTTCCCGCCCGCGTGGATTCCCAGCAGCTGCGTCAGGCCATCTGGAACCTCTGTATCAATGCCGTGCAGGCCATGCAGGACGGCGGCGAGCTCCGCGTGGGGGCGCGGTTCCTGCCCGGCGAGGCATCCCGGCGATTGCAGCTCTGGGTCGGAGACACGGGCCACGGCATTGCCGACGCCGACCTGCCCCACATCTTCGAGCCGTTCTTCTCGACCAAAGCCGAGGGCAGCGGCATCGGCCTGGCCCTCGTCTACCGCGTCGCCCAGGACCACGGGGGCCACGTGGAGGTGCGGAGCGCGCCGAGCGCCGGTGCCACCTTCACCCTAACGCTTCCGTCCACGGACGGCGCGGTGTAG
- a CDS encoding macro domain-containing protein — MKVKIGSTTISIDRGDITEAEVDAVVNAANAELWMGAGVAGAMKRKGGTVIEEEAVRQGPIEPGEAVLTVAGNLPATHVIHAATMGLDLKADADKVMAATRSSLAIAEKHKMASIAFPALGSGVGGVPPARSADVMISTVVEHVRKGKTSLQKVAFVLYQDEAFKAFSDALKRVAGAN, encoded by the coding sequence ATGAAGGTCAAGATCGGCAGCACGACAATCTCGATAGACCGGGGCGACATCACGGAGGCCGAGGTCGACGCCGTCGTCAATGCCGCCAACGCCGAGCTGTGGATGGGCGCGGGCGTGGCGGGGGCGATGAAGCGAAAAGGCGGCACCGTCATCGAAGAAGAAGCCGTGCGGCAGGGACCCATCGAGCCGGGCGAGGCCGTACTTACCGTGGCCGGCAACCTGCCCGCCACCCACGTGATCCACGCGGCCACCATGGGGCTCGACCTCAAGGCCGATGCCGACAAGGTCATGGCGGCCACGCGTTCGTCGCTGGCCATCGCGGAGAAGCACAAGATGGCCTCGATCGCCTTCCCCGCCCTGGGCTCGGGTGTCGGAGGAGTGCCTCCAGCGCGGTCGGCCGACGTCATGATCTCCACGGTGGTCGAGCACGTGCGCAAGGGGAAGACGAGCCTGCAGAAGGTCGCCTTCGTGCTCTATCAGGACGAGGCTTTCAAGGCCTTCAGCGACGCCCTCAAGCGCGTGGCCGGCGCCAACTAG
- the mazG gene encoding nucleoside triphosphate pyrophosphohydrolase: protein MADSAGVLFEALLSLMGRLRGEGGCPWDREQTRASLKPYLIEEAYEALQAIDEGKPDHIVEELGDVLFQVVFHCQIAQERGEFTMAEVLQTVLDKMTHRHPHVFGTAEVADAREALSQWERIKRAEGKGDGTSRSALDGVPQSLPALLRAQRLQVKAGRVGFDWPSWTQAWAKVREEVAEADEAISQGDATRIRAELGDLLFSLVNVARRLDIDAEDSLRQAADTFTRRFREVEATMTAEGRKLDEMSPEELDLAWEAAKARETPRGGGDRS, encoded by the coding sequence ATGGCTGACTCGGCCGGCGTTCTCTTCGAAGCCCTGCTCTCCCTCATGGGCCGCCTCAGGGGCGAGGGTGGCTGCCCCTGGGATCGCGAACAGACCCGCGCCTCCCTCAAACCCTACCTGATCGAGGAAGCCTACGAGGCCCTCCAGGCTATCGACGAGGGCAAGCCTGACCACATCGTCGAGGAGCTCGGGGACGTCCTTTTCCAGGTCGTTTTCCACTGCCAGATCGCCCAGGAACGAGGCGAGTTCACCATGGCAGAGGTTTTGCAGACGGTTTTGGACAAGATGACCCACCGCCACCCCCATGTCTTTGGGACGGCCGAGGTGGCGGATGCCCGGGAAGCCCTCAGCCAGTGGGAGCGAATCAAGCGGGCTGAGGGCAAGGGAGACGGGACGTCCCGTTCGGCGCTGGACGGCGTGCCGCAGAGCCTTCCGGCGCTGTTGCGCGCCCAGCGATTGCAGGTCAAAGCTGGGCGCGTCGGATTTGACTGGCCGAGCTGGACCCAGGCGTGGGCCAAGGTACGGGAGGAAGTGGCAGAGGCCGACGAGGCCATCAGCCAGGGAGACGCGACGCGGATCCGGGCCGAGCTCGGAGATCTCCTGTTCTCTCTCGTCAATGTCGCCCGGCGGCTGGACATAGACGCCGAGGACTCGCTCAGGCAGGCAGCGGACACGTTTACGCGCCGATTCAGGGAGGTAGAGGCCACAATGACGGCCGAGGGCCGGAAGCTCGACGAGATGTCCCCAGAAGAACTCGATCTCGCATGGGAGGCCGCCAAAGCACGCGAGACTCCTCGCGGGGGCGGAGACAGGTCATGA